The Candidatus Cloacimonadota bacterium genome has a window encoding:
- a CDS encoding type II toxin-antitoxin system RelE/ParE family toxin translates to MGNKIYVLHTFKKKSKKGIKTPKPDIELVRKRLHKAQRLAQEERNEK, encoded by the coding sequence ACAAAATTTATGTACTCCATACATTCAAGAAAAAATCAAAAAAAGGTATCAAAACTCCCAAGCCAGATATCGAACTTGTTAGAAAAAGGCTTCATAAGGCACAAAGATTAGCCCAGGAGGAAAGAAATGAAAAATAA